The Haloplanus sp. CK5-1 genome segment GGGGAGGGTGTGTTCGGTGCCGTCGTCGGCCTCGTACGTCCGTGTCGCGCGCCCGACGACGAGGACGTAGATCGGTTCGACGACCTCGCCGCCGCCGAAGGCGGGGGCGGCGTTGCCGGCGGCCAACTGCGTCTCGTCGGTGTTGTAGTGTAGCACCTTGCCGACGCGGTCGAGATAGAGGTTCGAGAGTGCACGGGAGACGTGTTCCGCGATCCCGTCACAGAGTGAGTCCGGGTGACCGATACCCTTCCGTTCGACGATCTCCACTTCCTGGTCCTCGACTGCTCGCCGGTCGACGGACTCGATTCGAATGTTCCGGTCGCTCATCGCCGGACGTTCGCCCCGCCGGATGCTATAACTTGCGGAAACCTTTCGACGCTCTAGTATTACTGGGAAGAATCTAGAAGGAGGCCGAGATACGAGGTTCGGATCTGTTCGTCCGGATCGAGACCGAGGTCACGCAGGCGATCGGCGGCCCCTTCGCGGGTCGATTCGAGGTCGGATTCGAGAGCTTCGTGTTCGACTTCGACGAACTCGCCGAGGTCCGCGATACTGTCGAGCGTGACGGTGTAGTCGTCGAGGACGTAGCGTTCGCGCTCCTTCTCGACGACGGCGGCGGGCGAGAAGCCGAGTGCGTCGAGGATCGAATCCAAGTCGTCGGCGTCGTCGACGCCGGTCTCGATCTCGCGCCGGGACTTCGATTCCGCCTCGACGAGCGGTCCCTTGTAGGTGACGCGGGTCGTCGACCCGTCCTCACCCTCCTCGCGGCGGATCCGGAGGGCCTCGTCGGTCTCGGCGAAGTCACGATGGGGGGCGTCGTAGTAGGTGTCGATCTGCCTGACCGTCCCGGCGTCCTCCGCGCCGAGCGACGACAGGCGCTGCCGGACCGCCTCGTGGCCCGCGCGGACCTTCAGTTCGACCTCGTACATGCCCGAGCGTGGCGGGGAGTCGGAAAAAGTCCACCGGACTCGTGGCTCGCGGCGTGAAACGTGATTCTTAAGGGTCGCACGAGAGTTGTAGGGTGTATGAGTGACGAACAGGCCGAATCGGCCGACGAGCCGGTCGACCCCGACGCGGCCGATGACCCCGACGCGGAGACAGCTAGCGAGACCGACGAGGCCACTGGCCTGCAGGACGGCGACTTCGTCGAACTCGAGTACACCGTCCGAACCGTGAGCGACGACCAGGTCGTCGACACGACCAGCGAGGAGATCGCCGAGGAAGCCGGCATCGACGAGGAGGGCCACGAGTTCGAGCCCCGGATCATCGTCATCGGCGCGGGCCACGTCTTCCAGGCGGTCGACGACGACCTGATCGGGAAGGAGGTCGGCGACACGAACACCGTCAGCGTCGACTCGGTCGAGGCGTTCGGTGAGTTCGACCCCGACGACGTGCGGACCGTCAGCGCCGAGAAGATCGACGAAGACGATCGCTACCCCGGCGCCCACGTCACCGTCGACGGCCAGCAGGGCCACATCGAGACGATCATCGGCGGGCGCGCCCGTGTCGACTTCAACCACCCGCTGGCCGGCGAGGACCTCGAGTACGAGTACGAGATCGTCGACGTCGTCGACGACCCCGCGGAGCGTGCCCGCGGACTGCTCGGCATGCACCTCGATCACGCCCCCGAGGTGTGGATCCAGACCGACGAGGTCGAGGAGGAGACCCAAGTCGAATCCGACGAGGACGACCCCGAGTACGAGACCGAGGCCCAGACCGTCGAGAAGGAGACGCTGTACATCGAGGCCACGGCCCAGATGACGATGAACCAGCAGTGGCTCTTCCAGAAACAGCAGATCGCCCAGCAGATCATGGACCGACTCGACCTCGATCGGGTCATCGTCCAAGAGACCATCGAGGGCGGCATGATGGGCGGCATGGGC includes the following:
- the cyaB gene encoding class IV adenylate cyclase, with translation MYEVELKVRAGHEAVRQRLSSLGAEDAGTVRQIDTYYDAPHRDFAETDEALRIRREEGEDGSTTRVTYKGPLVEAESKSRREIETGVDDADDLDSILDALGFSPAAVVEKERERYVLDDYTVTLDSIADLGEFVEVEHEALESDLESTREGAADRLRDLGLDPDEQIRTSYLGLLLDSSQ
- a CDS encoding FKBP-type peptidyl-prolyl cis-trans isomerase, producing the protein MSDEQAESADEPVDPDAADDPDAETASETDEATGLQDGDFVELEYTVRTVSDDQVVDTTSEEIAEEAGIDEEGHEFEPRIIVIGAGHVFQAVDDDLIGKEVGDTNTVSVDSVEAFGEFDPDDVRTVSAEKIDEDDRYPGAHVTVDGQQGHIETIIGGRARVDFNHPLAGEDLEYEYEIVDVVDDPAERARGLLGMHLDHAPEVWIQTDEVEEETQVESDEDDPEYETEAQTVEKETLYIEATAQMTMNQQWLFQKQQIAQQIMDRLDLDRVIVQETIEGGMMGGMGGMMGGMGGAGGADVEEALEDVDVDADEIVEELEEDVDLEE